The genomic DNA TCCGAATGTTTTTGGAGGCCAAGTACTAGCACAAGCCGTAAACGCCGCTTATAGAACAATACCAAAAACTCGTTTTTTACATTCTTTGCACGGTTATTTTTTAGAAGCAGGAGATTTAACAATTCCTATTCATTACAAAGTGGAAGAAATGCGAAACGGTGGAAGCTTTTCAACTAGAAGAGTAACTGCAATTCAACGTGAAAAAACAATTTTTATTTTGGCGGCGTCTTTTCATCAAAAGGAAGATGGTTTCGAGCATCAAGCAACTTTTGATTCGAATATAAAACAGCCAGAAGAGTTATTAAGTTGGGAAGATATGTTGGTACAGTTTGGTGATTTTTTACCAAAAACGACCAAAGATTTTTTAAGCGTAAAAAGACCTATAGAGTTTAAACCTGTTAGAGTTCCAAACCCTTTAGACCCTAAAAACTTACCGGCAACAGAACAAGTTTGGTTTCGCTTAAAAGGAGATAGTCATGATGGTTTAGATATAAGAACCAAACAAGAAATTCTTACTTATATTTCTGATTATAATGTATTAAATGCAGCTTTTAACCCTAATGGTAGCGAGTATAACTTTGGGAACACACAAACCGCAAGTTTAGATCATTCGATGTGGTTTTTTAGAGAT from Polaribacter sp. ALD11 includes the following:
- a CDS encoding acyl-CoA thioesterase II — protein: MQTSKELIALLDLKDLGNNIFSGNSYTIGSPNVFGGQVLAQAVNAAYRTIPKTRFLHSLHGYFLEAGDLTIPIHYKVEEMRNGGSFSTRRVTAIQREKTIFILAASFHQKEDGFEHQATFDSNIKQPEELLSWEDMLVQFGDFLPKTTKDFLSVKRPIEFKPVRVPNPLDPKNLPATEQVWFRLKGDSHDGLDIRTKQEILTYISDYNVLNAAFNPNGSEYNFGNTQTASLDHSMWFFRDFDFDDWMLFSAESPNAFGARGLAKGNIFTRDGKLVASFAQEGLLRPKKSKK